The nucleotide sequence AGCCCCCTCCCTCTCCATCACAGGTGGAGAGGGAGGGGGCTGGGGGGAGGATGAGGACCATACCCCGGCGGTCAACTGATCTCCACCAGTAACTCATGGAGCTTGACCGCCTGCCCCGGGCTAACGTGCAGATCGCTGACGATGCCCGCACGCGGCGCCTGGATCTCGTTCTCCATCTTCATCGCTTCCAGCACCACTACCGGCTGGCCAACCTGGACGGTCTGGCCGGGTTCCACCAGGACGCGCACGATGCGTCCGGGAATGGGGGCCTTGACGCGCCCGTCACCACTGCGGGGTCGGGTGACTGTGGCTTCAAGGTCGCGCACCTGGATCTGGTAGCGCCCCTGGGGTGTGTCAATCCAGCGCAGATCTGGATCTACGCTAAGTTCGTAGGGATGGGTGCCGACCACGGCCCACTCGATTGCTTCCGGCCCATCCAGCGATGAGACGCTGGCCGTCAACGGGGTTCCGTTGATGGTCAGCGTGACCGGTTCATCGCTTCTGGGCAGCGCGCCCACCTCGACCACGAATTCGTGGCCCTCAATAGTTACATGCAGCTTGCTCATTGGGGGAGCCTCCTGCTATCGCGGTGCCAGCCGCTGGTGAAGGCGGGCGGAGTGACGGGGCGGGCGGCCTGGGCGCGGGCCAGGAAGGCCAGCGCCGCTACGGCGGCCAGGTCGCGCAGGCTCTCCGGGTCAGGGCGGGCCGCCGGTTCCAGGCGCCGGTGGCTGAACTCGGAGTCGTAGACGCCCGCGATGAAATCCGGCTCGCTTACCATCTGCCGCAGCATGCTGATGTTGGTGTTGATCCCCGTAATGGCGAACTCGGTGAGAGCGCGGCGCAGGCGATGCAGGGCTTCCTCGCGGTTGGCCCCCCAGACGGTGAGCTTGGCGAAGAGCGACTCGTAGCGCACCGAGACCTCGGCCCCACTGAAGGCGTAGGTGTCCACGCGCACATTGGGGCCGCCTGGCACGCGAAACACGCCGATGCGCCCGGGACTGGGCAGGTAGTCGCGCCACGGGTCCTCGGCATTGATCCGGCAGAGGAAGCCCGTTCCCGCGATGCGCACGTCATCCTGGCCGAAGCCCAGCGGCTGGCCGGCGGCCAGGCGGATCTGCTCGCGCACCGCGTCAATGCGAGTGACCATCTCGGTGGCGGGATGCTCGACCTGGAGGCGCGGCTTGACCTCGGTAAAGTAGTACTGGCCGTCGGTATCAACAACGAACTCCACTGTACAGGCCCCCCGGCAACCGAAGAGACGCCCGATCTCCACCGCCGCGCTGCGGACGGCAGCACGCTGCGCCGGGGTCAGGCCGGGGGCGGGGGACTCGACGATCACCTTGCGCTTGTTGCGCTGGATGGTGCTGTCCCGCTCGCCCATATGCACAAGCGCGCCATAGTTGTCGCCCAGGAGCGGCACCTCGACGTACCGCGAAGGGAGCACGGCGGCTTCGAGGTAGACGCGTGGATTGCCAAAGACGGCCTGGGCGGCGGAGGAGGCCTCGCGCAC is from Chloroflexaceae bacterium and encodes:
- a CDS encoding ATP-grasp domain-containing protein, whose amino-acid sequence is MFKKVLIANRGEPAVRVVRACRDLGIPVVALYEPDDRGALYVHLADEAYLVEPPASYRDPDLVISLARQSGADAVHPGYGYLAEHLDFTRACEAEGIVVIGPGSACLELTTNKIAAIERVRQAGFSTVTASSRSFTPDEADALRAEAERLGYPVIVKPWSGGRGRGTQVVREPARLLDVVREASSAAQAVFGNPRVYLEAAVLPSRYVEVPLLGDNYGALVHMGERDSTIQRNKRKVIVESPAPGLTPAQRAAVRSAAVEIGRLFGCRGACTVEFVVDTDGQYYFTEVKPRLQVEHPATEMVTRIDAVREQIRLAAGQPLGFGQDDVRIAGTGFLCRINAEDPWRDYLPSPGRIGVFRVPGGPNVRVDTYAFSGAEVSVRYESLFAKLTVWGANREEALHRLRRALTEFAITGINTNISMLRQMVSEPDFIAGVYDSEFSHRRLEPAARPDPESLRDLAAVAALAFLARAQAARPVTPPAFTSGWHRDSRRLPQ
- a CDS encoding biotin/lipoyl-binding protein translates to MSKLHVTIEGHEFVVEVGALPRSDEPVTLTINGTPLTASVSSLDGPEAIEWAVVGTHPYELSVDPDLRWIDTPQGRYQIQVRDLEATVTRPRSGDGRVKAPIPGRIVRVLVEPGQTVQVGQPVVVLEAMKMENEIQAPRAGIVSDLHVSPGQAVKLHELLVEIS